A part of Primulina eburnea isolate SZY01 chromosome 10, ASM2296580v1, whole genome shotgun sequence genomic DNA contains:
- the LOC140842543 gene encoding interactor of constitutive active ROPs 2, chloroplastic-like isoform X1, giving the protein MKNWYFSLELLFFPMLLHPKNFNSSVKFLSSVAELQTFMQASNSRPGSLDAPQKASLVMSRTVQKFKIPGSESDPALSPDPVSKTSRNRSPKVVGRQSPRSPATEKKKPSRVSELESQIAQLEEELKKAKDRLSSPMSLRQSAQQESEEAKEQLAAMSVKLEETQKQLKELSDSEEARLQELRKISQDRDRAWESELEAIKKQHSMDSSALASATNEIHNLKIQLDRVSGSEVSHARHAESACVEIQRLRCELNGRLELVEKLKTQLNNTREAEARAVEDVSRAQTQLKDLKITEETLHSKHAIAMESYKNLILELEDSKNRVVSSEKVVRSLQSNLGHHNKISAYPFDDVKTEVPKNELMELKHEVDRLRSSLKTAERRHQDEYNHSALEINNANELLENVKSESFKKQLEIEAKIKEYRVEADILRAKLTEKDNALKSISQNKGLSLKIDESAPSERESELETELEKSESLLKDLQACLLEKETQLQTIREENKILKSEISKNETERNKATNEAIALTEASRAAEQEALIKIGYLTEESEKSRRKTMRATEQLDATQAVNVEIETELRRLKVQSDQWRKAAEAAAAMLSTENNGKYVKRTGSLDYHTISGKLGSPYYEDIDDDFGRKKNGNMLKKIGGVLLKKVQK; this is encoded by the exons ATGAAAAATTGGTATTTTTCCTTGGAACTTTTATTTTTTCCTATGTTATTGCATCCCAAAAATTTTAATTCCTCAGTCAAATTTCTGTCAAGTGTTGCAGAGTTGCAGACATTTATGCAGGCCTCTAATTCTCG TCCCGGTTCTCTTGATGCACCTCAAAAGGCATCTCTGGTCATGTCACGTACGGTCCAGAAATTCAAAATTCCGGGATCGGAATCTGATCCTGCTTTGTCGCCAGATCCAGTTAGCAAAACATCTAGAAACAGAAGTCCCAAGGTTGTTGGGCGCCAATCACCGAGAAGTCCAGCCACTGAG AAGAAAAAACCGAGCAGGGTGTCTGAATTGGAGTCTCAGATAGCTCAGCTGGAAGAGGAACTAAAAAAGGCGAAGGATCGGCTGAGCTCCCCCATGTCATTGAGGCAAAGTGCTCAGCAGGAATCCGAAGAAGCCAAGGAACAGCTAGCAGCCATGTCTGTTAAACTCGAGGAGACTCAAAAGCAACTTAAGGAACTTTCTGACTCCGAAGAAGCTCGTCTCCAAGAATTACGAAAGATCTCTCAGGATCGAGATAGAGCATGGGAATCTGAACTCGAAGCAATAAAAAAGCAACATTCTATGGACTCTTCTGCTTTGGCTTCTGCTACGAATGAGATTCATAATCTCAAGATTCAACTGGACAGGGTTTCCGGGTCAGAAGTTTCGCATGCTAGGCATGCTGAGTCAGCTTGTGTTGAGATACAGAGATTGAGGTGCGAACTCAACGGAAGGCTTGAGTTGGTTGAGAAGTTGAAGACCCAATTAAATAATACCCGGGAAGCTGAAGCTCGGGCCGTGGAAGATGTTAGTAGAGCTCAAACGCAATTGAAAGATTTGAAGATTACTGAAGAAACATTACACTCTAAACATGCTATTGCCATGGAATCCTACAAAAATTTGATCTTGGAATTGGAAGATTCAAAAAATAGAGTAGTTTCATCGGAGAAAGTAGTCAGGAGTCTCCAGTCTAACTTAGGTCATCACAACAAGATCTCAGCGTATCCTTTTGATGATGTTAAAACAGAAGTCCCGAAAAACGAACTCATGGAATTGAAACATGAAGTTGATCGTTTAAGATCATCGCTGAAGACTGCTGAAAGAAGACATCAAGATGAATACAATCATAGCGCCCTTGAGATAAATAATGCCAATGAACTTCTTGAGAATGTGAAATCTGAATCGTTCAAGAAACAACTTGAAATAGAAGCAAAGATTAAAGAGTACCGAGTCGAAGCTGACATATTGAGGGCAAAACTGACTGAAAAAGATAATGCTTTGAAAAGCATTTCACAGAACAAGGGGTTGAGTTTAAAGATCGACGAAAGTGCACCATCTGAGAGAGAATCAGAACTTGAAACAGAGTTAGAGAAGTCAGAATCACTCCTCAAAGATCTGCAGGCATGCTTACTTGAGAAAGAGACTCAGTTGCAAACCATCAGAGAAGAAAACAAAATTCTGAAATCCGAAATCTCGAAGAACGAAACAGAGAGAAACAAAGCAACTAATGAGGCCATTGCTTTAACCGAGGCATCAAGAGCAGCCGAACAAGAAGCCTTGATAAAGATTGGATATTTGACAGAGGAATCCGAAAAAAGTCGAAGAAAAACCATGCGTGCTACCGAGCAGCTTGATGCAACTCAAGCTGTTAACGTAGAGATTGAAACTGAACTAAGGAGATTGAAAGTGCAATCAGATCAATGGAGAAAGGCTGCTGAGGCAGCCGCTGCAATGCTCTCTACCGAAAATAATGGTAAATATGTGAAAAGAACGGGTTCTTTGGACTATCACACAATTTCTGGTAAGTTGGGTTCGCCGTATTATGAAGATATTGATGATGACTTCGGtagaaagaaaaatggaaatATGTTGAAGAAGATTGGTGGTGTATTGTTAAAGAAAGTGCAGAAGTAG
- the LOC140842545 gene encoding small ribosomal subunit protein uS12 yields MGKTRGMGAGRKLKSHRRRQRWADKAYKKSHLGNEWKKPFAGSSHAKGIVLEKIGIEAKQPNSAIRKCARVQLIKNGKKIAAFVPNDGCLNYIEENDEVLIAGFGRKGHAVGDIPGVRFKVVKVSGVSLLALFKEKKEKPRS; encoded by the exons ATGGG AAAGACGCGTGGTATGGGAGCTGGTCGCAAGCTCAAGTCCCACCGCAGAAGGCAGAGGTGGGCTGACAAGGCCTACAAGAAATCTCACCTGGGGAATGAATGGAAGAAACCGTTTGCTGGCTCATCTCATGCTAAGGGGATTGTTCTGGAGAAAAT TGGCATTGAAGCTAAGCAGCCGAACTCTGCTATTCGTAAATGTGCCAGGGTTCAACTTATTAAGAATGGCAAAAAGATTGCAGCTTTTGTTCCTAATGATGGTTGTTTAAACTACATAGAAGAAAAT GATGAAGTGTTGATTGCTGGGTTTGGACGTAAGGGGCATGCCGTCGGAGATATTCCTGGTGTCAGATTCAAGGTGGTGAAGGTGTCTGGTGTATCACTCCTTGCACTCTTTAAGGAGAAAAAAGAGAAGCCTAGATCTTAA
- the LOC140842543 gene encoding interactor of constitutive active ROPs 2, chloroplastic-like isoform X2, with protein sequence MQASNSRPGSLDAPQKASLVMSRTVQKFKIPGSESDPALSPDPVSKTSRNRSPKVVGRQSPRSPATEKKKPSRVSELESQIAQLEEELKKAKDRLSSPMSLRQSAQQESEEAKEQLAAMSVKLEETQKQLKELSDSEEARLQELRKISQDRDRAWESELEAIKKQHSMDSSALASATNEIHNLKIQLDRVSGSEVSHARHAESACVEIQRLRCELNGRLELVEKLKTQLNNTREAEARAVEDVSRAQTQLKDLKITEETLHSKHAIAMESYKNLILELEDSKNRVVSSEKVVRSLQSNLGHHNKISAYPFDDVKTEVPKNELMELKHEVDRLRSSLKTAERRHQDEYNHSALEINNANELLENVKSESFKKQLEIEAKIKEYRVEADILRAKLTEKDNALKSISQNKGLSLKIDESAPSERESELETELEKSESLLKDLQACLLEKETQLQTIREENKILKSEISKNETERNKATNEAIALTEASRAAEQEALIKIGYLTEESEKSRRKTMRATEQLDATQAVNVEIETELRRLKVQSDQWRKAAEAAAAMLSTENNGKYVKRTGSLDYHTISGKLGSPYYEDIDDDFGRKKNGNMLKKIGGVLLKKVQK encoded by the exons ATGCAGGCCTCTAATTCTCG TCCCGGTTCTCTTGATGCACCTCAAAAGGCATCTCTGGTCATGTCACGTACGGTCCAGAAATTCAAAATTCCGGGATCGGAATCTGATCCTGCTTTGTCGCCAGATCCAGTTAGCAAAACATCTAGAAACAGAAGTCCCAAGGTTGTTGGGCGCCAATCACCGAGAAGTCCAGCCACTGAG AAGAAAAAACCGAGCAGGGTGTCTGAATTGGAGTCTCAGATAGCTCAGCTGGAAGAGGAACTAAAAAAGGCGAAGGATCGGCTGAGCTCCCCCATGTCATTGAGGCAAAGTGCTCAGCAGGAATCCGAAGAAGCCAAGGAACAGCTAGCAGCCATGTCTGTTAAACTCGAGGAGACTCAAAAGCAACTTAAGGAACTTTCTGACTCCGAAGAAGCTCGTCTCCAAGAATTACGAAAGATCTCTCAGGATCGAGATAGAGCATGGGAATCTGAACTCGAAGCAATAAAAAAGCAACATTCTATGGACTCTTCTGCTTTGGCTTCTGCTACGAATGAGATTCATAATCTCAAGATTCAACTGGACAGGGTTTCCGGGTCAGAAGTTTCGCATGCTAGGCATGCTGAGTCAGCTTGTGTTGAGATACAGAGATTGAGGTGCGAACTCAACGGAAGGCTTGAGTTGGTTGAGAAGTTGAAGACCCAATTAAATAATACCCGGGAAGCTGAAGCTCGGGCCGTGGAAGATGTTAGTAGAGCTCAAACGCAATTGAAAGATTTGAAGATTACTGAAGAAACATTACACTCTAAACATGCTATTGCCATGGAATCCTACAAAAATTTGATCTTGGAATTGGAAGATTCAAAAAATAGAGTAGTTTCATCGGAGAAAGTAGTCAGGAGTCTCCAGTCTAACTTAGGTCATCACAACAAGATCTCAGCGTATCCTTTTGATGATGTTAAAACAGAAGTCCCGAAAAACGAACTCATGGAATTGAAACATGAAGTTGATCGTTTAAGATCATCGCTGAAGACTGCTGAAAGAAGACATCAAGATGAATACAATCATAGCGCCCTTGAGATAAATAATGCCAATGAACTTCTTGAGAATGTGAAATCTGAATCGTTCAAGAAACAACTTGAAATAGAAGCAAAGATTAAAGAGTACCGAGTCGAAGCTGACATATTGAGGGCAAAACTGACTGAAAAAGATAATGCTTTGAAAAGCATTTCACAGAACAAGGGGTTGAGTTTAAAGATCGACGAAAGTGCACCATCTGAGAGAGAATCAGAACTTGAAACAGAGTTAGAGAAGTCAGAATCACTCCTCAAAGATCTGCAGGCATGCTTACTTGAGAAAGAGACTCAGTTGCAAACCATCAGAGAAGAAAACAAAATTCTGAAATCCGAAATCTCGAAGAACGAAACAGAGAGAAACAAAGCAACTAATGAGGCCATTGCTTTAACCGAGGCATCAAGAGCAGCCGAACAAGAAGCCTTGATAAAGATTGGATATTTGACAGAGGAATCCGAAAAAAGTCGAAGAAAAACCATGCGTGCTACCGAGCAGCTTGATGCAACTCAAGCTGTTAACGTAGAGATTGAAACTGAACTAAGGAGATTGAAAGTGCAATCAGATCAATGGAGAAAGGCTGCTGAGGCAGCCGCTGCAATGCTCTCTACCGAAAATAATGGTAAATATGTGAAAAGAACGGGTTCTTTGGACTATCACACAATTTCTGGTAAGTTGGGTTCGCCGTATTATGAAGATATTGATGATGACTTCGGtagaaagaaaaatggaaatATGTTGAAGAAGATTGGTGGTGTATTGTTAAAGAAAGTGCAGAAGTAG